From Cellulophaga lytica DSM 7489, a single genomic window includes:
- a CDS encoding M16 family metallopeptidase, producing MKKTVSTIFTFLFLSFCALSAQQKINLKEPIPTDPSVRIGVLKNGLKYYIKHNTKPENKADLRLVLNAGSILEDEDQLGLAHFIEHMAFNGTKNFEKNKLIDHLQNLGIEFGADLNAHTSFDETVYKLAVPTDNKEAFDVSIQILRDWADGITFSNEEIDNERGVVAEELRSRSGAGSRMYYKSLPVLTNNSRYANRSPIGTLDVIMNSDYDALKRFYRDWYRPSLMAIIIVGDFNVDEVEDKIKSTFKSLKAPINGRERIYYKIPSNKGVKISIQKDKEARGASVAIYYKRKKDNEVTLADLKEDLIQKLYSGMLRQRLSEVPLSGNAPFLSATAGIGKFLGDVDSYYLKANLKEKQIQEGLEHLLLESQRVNKHGFTVTELKRYKIKLLSNISTIVKERGKISSKFYLEQYIDNFTDNVSIPSEAFLYKFYKDAFLDITVDDVNKISDKWITEDNISIVINAPEKEGLVLPNEDEVLSIFKNSKEQSVAPYVDTLEDVVLFNKTPKKGQIVKTEYNKDLNVTIWKLSNGVTVYAKPTKLQNDMITMNGFRPGGSSTSSAEDYISARNSADIIASSGVNGISEINLNKLNIGKTVTVRPRINFYDELFSGKSSSSDLETMLQLTYLYFTSPNKDNNVFKSKKDRMLALYKDQDVNPDAYFEKKKAQIMSQNHLRGTPFTEEQLQKGLSLDKVYNFYNDRFKNANEFNFVFVGSFNLDKLKDFVTHYLGSLPSNINKSSDWVDFGLRRPKGIIKKTFHKGLEQKAKVDINFTGTLDFSIDKQKRIMLLGKLLKIKLTQELREKMSGVYGVQVSGFATDKPYSWYRLSVRFTCAPENVDKLKAKVYEEINKIKKNGASELDLNKIKEAEIANNTSNIKYNSYWAYKIKSAVENNLDMSDILNFNEEINKLKSNEFKNMANTYFNESNLVELILMPQKEK from the coding sequence ATGAAAAAAACAGTAAGCACAATTTTTACTTTTTTATTTTTAAGTTTTTGTGCGCTTAGTGCTCAACAAAAAATTAATTTAAAAGAGCCAATACCTACAGATCCATCAGTTAGAATTGGGGTATTAAAAAACGGACTTAAATACTATATTAAGCATAATACTAAACCAGAAAATAAAGCAGATTTACGCTTGGTGTTAAATGCAGGTTCTATTTTAGAAGATGAAGATCAATTAGGCCTTGCTCACTTTATAGAGCATATGGCATTTAATGGAACTAAAAACTTCGAAAAGAATAAATTGATAGATCATTTGCAAAATTTAGGAATAGAGTTTGGAGCGGATCTTAATGCACATACAAGTTTTGATGAAACAGTTTATAAATTAGCGGTACCCACAGATAATAAAGAAGCTTTTGATGTTAGTATACAAATACTTAGAGACTGGGCAGATGGTATAACGTTTTCTAACGAAGAAATAGATAATGAAAGAGGTGTTGTAGCAGAAGAATTAAGGTCTAGAAGCGGAGCTGGATCTAGAATGTATTACAAATCTTTACCTGTATTAACAAATAACTCTAGGTACGCAAATAGGTCGCCAATTGGTACTTTAGATGTAATTATGAATTCTGACTATGATGCACTTAAGCGTTTTTATAGGGACTGGTATAGACCCAGCTTAATGGCAATTATAATAGTTGGTGATTTTAATGTGGATGAAGTAGAGGATAAAATTAAATCTACATTTAAATCTCTTAAAGCCCCAATAAATGGCAGAGAGCGTATTTATTATAAAATCCCAAGTAATAAAGGAGTAAAAATATCTATACAAAAAGATAAAGAAGCAAGAGGAGCAAGTGTGGCGATTTATTATAAAAGAAAAAAGGATAACGAGGTTACGCTTGCAGATTTAAAAGAAGATTTAATTCAAAAGTTGTATTCTGGTATGCTTCGCCAAAGATTATCTGAAGTACCATTATCCGGTAATGCTCCTTTTTTATCAGCAACAGCCGGTATAGGTAAGTTTTTAGGAGATGTAGATAGTTATTATTTAAAAGCAAATTTAAAAGAAAAACAGATACAAGAAGGCTTAGAACACTTACTATTAGAAAGTCAAAGAGTCAATAAACACGGTTTTACTGTAACAGAGTTAAAAAGATATAAAATTAAATTGCTTAGTAATATTTCTACTATTGTAAAGGAAAGAGGAAAAATATCTTCTAAGTTTTATTTAGAACAATACATAGATAATTTTACAGATAATGTTTCTATACCAAGTGAAGCTTTTTTGTATAAATTTTACAAGGATGCTTTTTTAGATATAACAGTTGATGATGTAAATAAAATTTCAGATAAATGGATTACAGAAGATAATATATCGATAGTAATAAATGCTCCTGAAAAAGAAGGTTTAGTTCTACCTAATGAAGACGAGGTTTTGTCAATTTTTAAAAATAGCAAAGAGCAAAGTGTGGCTCCTTATGTAGACACGTTAGAAGATGTGGTTCTGTTTAATAAAACACCAAAAAAAGGGCAAATTGTTAAAACAGAGTACAATAAGGATTTAAATGTTACTATTTGGAAACTATCTAACGGTGTTACGGTTTATGCGAAACCTACTAAACTTCAGAATGATATGATTACTATGAATGGTTTTAGACCAGGAGGTAGTTCTACATCATCTGCAGAAGATTATATTTCAGCAAGAAATTCTGCTGATATTATTGCTTCCAGTGGCGTAAATGGGATATCAGAAATTAATTTAAATAAATTAAATATAGGTAAAACAGTAACTGTTCGTCCCCGGATAAATTTTTATGATGAGTTGTTTTCAGGTAAAAGCTCCTCTTCAGATTTAGAAACTATGTTACAATTAACTTATTTATACTTTACAAGTCCTAATAAGGATAATAACGTTTTCAAATCTAAAAAAGATAGAATGCTTGCTTTGTATAAAGACCAAGATGTAAACCCTGATGCCTATTTTGAAAAGAAAAAGGCTCAAATTATGTCCCAAAATCACTTAAGAGGAACCCCTTTTACAGAAGAGCAACTACAAAAAGGTCTTTCACTGGATAAGGTTTACAATTTTTATAATGATCGATTTAAAAATGCAAATGAATTTAACTTTGTTTTTGTTGGTAGTTTTAATCTTGATAAATTAAAAGATTTTGTAACACATTACCTCGGTAGCTTACCTTCTAATATAAATAAATCAAGTGATTGGGTAGATTTTGGCTTAAGAAGACCAAAAGGGATTATTAAAAAAACTTTTCACAAAGGATTAGAGCAAAAGGCTAAAGTTGATATAAACTTTACAGGAACATTAGACTTTTCAATAGATAAACAAAAAAGAATAATGTTATTAGGAAAGTTGTTAAAAATTAAGCTTACGCAAGAATTAAGAGAGAAAATGTCGGGAGTTTATGGTGTTCAAGTTTCTGGTTTTGCTACTGATAAACCGTACAGTTGGTACAGGCTTAGTGTCAGGTTTACATGTGCTCCAGAAAATGTAGATAAATTAAAGGCTAAAGTCTATGAAGAAATAAATAAAATAAAGAAAAATGGCGCTTCTGAATTAGATTTAAATAAGATTAAAGAAGCAGAAATAGCTAATAATACCTCTAATATTAAGTATAACTCCTACTGGGCTTATAAAATTAAAAGCGCAGTTGAAAATAATTTAGATATGAGTGATATTTTAAATTTTAATGAAGAGATAAATAAGTTAAAATCAAATGAATTTAAAAATATGGCAAATACTTATTTTAATGAGTCTAACCTAGTAGAGCTTATTTTAATGCCTCAGAAAGAAAAATAA
- a CDS encoding RagB/SusD family nutrient uptake outer membrane protein: protein MKKIIIYISIISLITSCELTEVLDNDPPNNLVSENVVKNETDAKALLNGAYTTITSRTNALYYMYSELIPSAMVGSMSQTGGGSINGQFSVNDVLFDNFYVRDFWLIYYKVIDAANNSIKLTSQLTDSQITRAAKEEIIGEAHFLRAMATFDALRYFGQFFDSSSNLGVILRTEPSNFVTRNKARSTVAETYDQILSDIEIALEKAPEYSVSYRGSKTAAKALKAKVLLFQGKYEEAAATANEVINEGFVTLEPTFEEAFAKGLNSSEMILMTYRDENSDSEDNNRKRFYFGRVGSSWFTDLMEGDPRQQFTYSGSTVLKTNNVETYRPTYFMRLAEMYLLKAEGLAFSGASLEESSKPLNIIRNRAGIGDSQATTIDELKNDIFDEIARELAFENGSEWFAAIRFNKVMELKSTIISSNQFILPIPEEEINSNGAITLADQNPGYE from the coding sequence ATGAAAAAAATAATAATATATATATCAATTATATCTTTAATAACATCTTGTGAATTAACAGAAGTGTTAGACAATGATCCCCCAAATAATTTGGTATCAGAAAATGTGGTAAAGAATGAAACAGATGCTAAAGCATTATTAAATGGTGCATATACTACTATTACATCTCGTACTAATGCTCTGTATTATATGTATTCAGAGTTAATACCAAGTGCAATGGTAGGTTCTATGAGTCAAACTGGAGGAGGCTCAATAAATGGTCAGTTTTCTGTTAATGATGTTTTGTTTGATAATTTTTACGTTAGAGATTTTTGGCTGATTTATTATAAAGTTATAGATGCAGCTAATAATTCAATTAAACTAACTTCTCAACTCACAGACAGCCAAATTACAAGAGCTGCTAAAGAAGAAATTATAGGTGAGGCTCACTTTTTAAGAGCAATGGCAACATTTGATGCCTTGAGATATTTTGGTCAGTTTTTTGATTCTAGTAGCAACTTAGGTGTAATTTTACGTACAGAACCTTCAAATTTTGTAACAAGAAATAAAGCCAGAAGTACTGTAGCAGAAACATATGATCAGATTTTATCGGATATTGAAATTGCCTTAGAAAAAGCACCAGAGTATTCGGTATCTTACAGAGGTTCAAAAACAGCAGCAAAAGCATTAAAAGCTAAAGTTCTCTTATTTCAGGGTAAATATGAAGAAGCAGCAGCAACAGCAAATGAGGTTATTAATGAGGGTTTTGTAACCTTAGAACCTACTTTTGAAGAAGCTTTTGCAAAAGGATTGAATTCTTCTGAAATGATATTAATGACCTATAGAGATGAAAACTCAGATAGTGAGGATAATAACCGTAAACGTTTTTATTTTGGAAGAGTTGGAAGCAGTTGGTTTACAGATTTAATGGAAGGAGATCCAAGGCAACAATTTACTTATTCTGGATCTACGGTTTTAAAGACAAATAATGTAGAGACCTATAGACCTACATACTTTATGCGTTTGGCAGAAATGTACTTATTAAAAGCAGAAGGTTTAGCTTTTAGTGGTGCAAGTTTAGAAGAAAGTAGTAAACCATTAAATATCATAAGGAATAGAGCTGGAATTGGCGATTCACAGGCAACCACTATAGATGAGTTAAAAAACGACATCTTTGATGAGATAGCTCGTGAGCTAGCCTTTGAGAATGGAAGTGAATGGTTTGCAGCTATACGTTTTAATAAAGTTATGGAATTAAAATCTACCATAATAAGCTCTAATCAATTTATATTGCCTATTCCTGAGGAAGAAATTAATAGTAATGGAGCCATTACATTAGCAGACCAAAATCCTGGTTACGAATAA